Proteins encoded together in one Sphingomonas radiodurans window:
- a CDS encoding aldehyde dehydrogenase family protein, which produces MHSYLKQYIDGAWVESEGGTRHEVIDPSTEQATTEITLGSTADVDKAVAAAKKAFKTWSQTTVDERAAILEKIIAGYKARIPDLAAATSREMGAPISFASMAQAPAGLGHFMGTLAALKEFSFSEAAAKGARVVHEPIGVVAMITPWNWPLNQICAKVAPALAAGNTMILKPSEEAPTNAMILAEILEEAGVPAGVFNLVNGDGPTVGAALSSHKDVDMVSFTGSTRAGIAVATAAAATVKRVHQELGGKAPNVVLQGAKLGEVLPPTLAGVIANTGQSCIAPTRLLVHKSQVSEAEEVVKAIMEATTIDSPEKQGAHIGPVVNKAQFDKIQTLIQSALDEGARLVTGGVGRPDGRNAGYYIKPTVLADVTPEMRIYREETFGPVATISTYEDSDQAIEMANDTEYGLSATISGDPAEASKIAGKLRAGLVTINAWGPNGATPFGGYKSSGNGREGGKWGLTDFMEVKTIVGEPA; this is translated from the coding sequence ATGCATAGCTACCTGAAACAGTATATCGATGGCGCGTGGGTCGAGAGCGAGGGCGGCACTCGTCACGAAGTGATCGATCCGTCGACCGAGCAAGCGACGACTGAAATCACGCTCGGCTCGACCGCCGACGTCGACAAAGCCGTCGCCGCCGCCAAGAAGGCGTTCAAGACCTGGTCGCAGACCACCGTCGATGAGCGCGCCGCGATCCTCGAAAAGATCATCGCCGGCTACAAGGCACGTATCCCCGATCTCGCCGCCGCCACCAGCCGCGAAATGGGCGCCCCCATCTCCTTCGCCAGCATGGCACAGGCACCCGCCGGGCTCGGCCACTTCATGGGCACGCTCGCCGCACTCAAGGAATTCAGCTTCTCCGAAGCCGCCGCGAAGGGCGCGCGCGTCGTCCATGAGCCAATCGGCGTCGTCGCGATGATCACCCCATGGAACTGGCCGCTCAACCAGATCTGCGCAAAGGTCGCGCCCGCACTGGCCGCCGGCAACACGATGATCCTCAAACCGTCGGAAGAAGCGCCGACGAACGCCATGATCCTCGCCGAGATCCTCGAGGAAGCCGGCGTGCCCGCAGGCGTCTTCAACCTTGTCAACGGTGACGGCCCCACGGTCGGCGCAGCGCTGTCGAGCCACAAGGACGTCGACATGGTCAGCTTCACCGGCTCGACCCGCGCCGGCATCGCCGTCGCCACCGCGGCCGCCGCGACCGTCAAGCGCGTCCACCAGGAACTTGGTGGCAAAGCCCCGAACGTCGTGCTCCAGGGCGCAAAGCTTGGTGAAGTGCTGCCTCCGACGCTCGCCGGCGTCATCGCCAACACCGGCCAGAGCTGCATCGCGCCGACCCGCCTGCTCGTCCACAAGAGCCAGGTGAGCGAGGCCGAAGAGGTCGTTAAGGCGATCATGGAAGCCACCACGATCGACAGCCCGGAAAAGCAGGGCGCGCATATCGGTCCGGTCGTCAACAAGGCGCAGTTCGACAAGATCCAGACGCTGATCCAGTCGGCGCTCGACGAAGGCGCCCGCCTCGTAACGGGCGGCGTGGGTCGCCCGGATGGCCGCAACGCCGGCTATTACATCAAGCCGACCGTGCTTGCCGACGTGACCCCCGAAATGCGCATCTATCGCGAAGAGACCTTCGGCCCGGTCGCGACGATCAGCACCTACGAGGATAGCGATCAGGCGATCGAGATGGCCAATGACACCGAATACGGCCTGTCGGCGACGATCTCGGGTGATCCTGCCGAAGCGTCGAAGATCGCCGGCAAGCTGCGCGCCGGCCTCGTCACGATCAACGCCTGGGGCCCCAACGGCGCGACGCCGTTCGGCGGCTATAAATCCTCCGGCAACGGCCGCGAGGGCGGCAAGTGGGGCCTGACCGATTTCATGGAAGTGAAGACGATCGTCGGCGAACCCGCCTGA
- a CDS encoding alkaline phosphatase family protein gives MKPLLAALLASIALPLTTAPAAAQEAPPPPAAIAPAPRTPPKLIVAISVDQFSADLFAQYRNHFSDGFARLLQGAVFPAGYQSHAATETCPGHSTILTGMRPNRTGIVANTWINQKAPREDKQVYCAEDESAPGTDHNKYKPSDLHLKVPTLGEMMKAANPASRVVSVAGKDRAAIMMGGHKIDELWFWRDTDFVSYEGRPVPPAVQRGRDAVARLIAAPQEPLPVPGFCRPLMQPFRVGTQTIGDGRFARAAGDMRAFRASPALDGAVFAIAAGLIQDMKLGQGTAPDLIAIGASATDYVGHAYGPGGGETCLQMAELDRTIGGFLATLDSWNIDYEVVLTADHGGHDMTERQQQRAMPMEQRVSVDVSSKAVGEAVGKQLGIPGPILLASEGDIYVSDSVPPAKRAAVIAESIKRLRAMPQVATVLTRDEIAAATIPQTPPETWTLAQRAHASYDPAVSGDFLVLLKPRVTGIVAPGPGYVATHGSPWDYDRRVPILFWRKGMSGFEQSQSVETVDIAPTLAATINLPVRGLDGRCLDLDSGAANTCR, from the coding sequence ATGAAACCTCTCCTCGCCGCCCTGCTCGCCTCGATCGCCCTTCCTCTCACGACAGCGCCCGCCGCCGCGCAGGAAGCGCCACCGCCGCCCGCCGCGATCGCGCCCGCGCCGCGCACGCCCCCCAAGCTGATCGTCGCGATCTCGGTCGATCAATTCTCCGCCGATCTGTTCGCGCAATATCGCAATCATTTCAGCGACGGCTTCGCGCGGCTGTTGCAAGGCGCGGTCTTCCCGGCCGGCTACCAAAGCCATGCCGCGACCGAAACGTGCCCCGGTCATTCGACGATCCTCACCGGCATGCGCCCGAACCGCACCGGCATCGTCGCCAACACCTGGATCAACCAGAAGGCACCGCGCGAGGACAAGCAGGTGTATTGCGCCGAGGACGAAAGCGCGCCGGGCACCGATCACAACAAGTACAAGCCATCCGATCTCCACCTCAAGGTGCCAACGCTCGGCGAGATGATGAAGGCAGCGAACCCCGCCAGCCGCGTCGTCTCGGTCGCCGGCAAGGATCGCGCGGCGATCATGATGGGCGGCCACAAGATCGACGAATTATGGTTCTGGCGCGACACCGATTTCGTGTCCTACGAAGGCCGGCCTGTGCCACCCGCGGTACAACGCGGGCGTGACGCGGTTGCCCGGCTGATCGCCGCGCCGCAAGAGCCGCTGCCCGTCCCCGGCTTCTGCCGCCCGCTGATGCAGCCATTCCGCGTCGGGACGCAGACGATCGGTGACGGCCGCTTCGCGCGCGCGGCCGGTGACATGCGCGCCTTCCGCGCCTCGCCCGCGCTCGACGGCGCGGTCTTCGCGATCGCCGCCGGCCTGATCCAGGACATGAAGCTCGGCCAGGGCACCGCGCCCGATCTCATCGCGATTGGCGCCTCGGCCACCGATTACGTCGGCCATGCTTACGGACCCGGCGGCGGCGAGACGTGCCTCCAGATGGCGGAGCTCGACCGCACGATCGGTGGCTTTCTCGCCACGCTCGATTCCTGGAACATTGATTACGAGGTGGTCCTAACCGCCGACCACGGCGGCCACGACATGACCGAGCGGCAGCAGCAGCGCGCGATGCCGATGGAGCAGCGCGTCTCGGTCGACGTTTCAAGCAAAGCGGTCGGCGAAGCAGTCGGCAAGCAGCTGGGCATCCCCGGCCCGATCCTGCTCGCGTCCGAAGGTGACATCTACGTCTCCGACTCGGTCCCGCCGGCGAAGCGCGCCGCGGTCATCGCGGAATCGATCAAGCGGCTGCGCGCGATGCCGCAGGTCGCCACCGTGCTGACGCGCGACGAGATCGCAGCCGCCACAATCCCCCAGACGCCGCCCGAGACATGGACGCTCGCCCAGCGCGCCCACGCGTCCTACGATCCCGCCGTGTCGGGCGACTTCCTTGTCCTGCTGAAGCCGCGGGTCACGGGCATCGTGGCGCCCGGGCCCGGTTACGTCGCGACGCATGGCAGCCCGTGGGATTACGACCGCCGCGTCCCGATCCTGTTCTGGCGCAAAGGCATGTCCGGCTTCGAACAGTCCCAGTCGGTCGAGACGGTCGACATCGCACCGACGCTCGCTGCGACGATCAACCTCCCCGTACGTGGCCTCGACGGTCGCTGCCTCGATCTCGACAGCGGGGCCGCCAACACCTGCCGCTAA
- a CDS encoding manganese catalase family protein — protein MFMRVDKLQAHLPQPETQDPNAAAALRELLGGKYGEMSTLGNYMFQSFNFKSKSKLRPFYSLVASITAEELGHVELVSAGVNMLANGPDGDDTGDGGDISMTPFESMKEIRDAASFLSNGGGATPTDSMGRSWNNDFITTTGNVVTDLLHNFHLECGARLHKLRVYETVSDPTGREVCGYLLVRGSVHAHAYALALEKITGVDIKKMLPTPNIDLSKIPECQKYLDEGSHRRLYTWSPDDYKEISGIWSNDEVALPGDPPGELEVVDGIPEGGKIAQLAGVPCAFTPDYAPEEMFEIANKLYQKSR, from the coding sequence ATGTTCATGCGCGTCGATAAGCTTCAGGCACATCTCCCTCAGCCCGAAACCCAGGACCCAAATGCCGCCGCGGCGCTGCGCGAACTGCTCGGTGGTAAGTATGGCGAGATGTCCACGCTGGGAAACTACATGTTCCAGAGCTTCAACTTCAAATCCAAGTCGAAGCTGCGCCCGTTTTACAGCCTGGTGGCGTCGATCACCGCCGAGGAACTGGGCCATGTCGAGCTCGTTTCGGCCGGCGTGAACATGCTCGCGAACGGCCCGGACGGTGACGATACCGGTGATGGCGGCGACATTTCGATGACGCCATTCGAGAGCATGAAGGAAATCCGCGACGCGGCGAGCTTCCTGTCGAACGGTGGTGGCGCGACGCCGACCGACTCGATGGGCCGTTCGTGGAACAACGATTTCATTACGACGACGGGTAACGTCGTTACCGATCTGCTGCATAACTTCCATCTCGAATGCGGCGCACGGCTTCATAAGCTGCGTGTGTACGAGACGGTTTCCGATCCTACTGGGCGCGAAGTATGTGGCTATCTGTTGGTGCGCGGCTCGGTCCACGCGCACGCTTATGCGCTGGCGCTGGAGAAGATCACCGGGGTCGACATCAAAAAGATGCTCCCGACGCCGAACATCGATCTTAGCAAGATCCCCGAGTGCCAGAAGTACCTCGACGAAGGATCGCATCGCCGGCTCTACACCTGGAGCCCGGACGATTATAAGGAGATCTCGGGGATCTGGAGCAACGACGAGGTCGCACTGCCGGGTGATCCGCCGGGTGAACTCGAAGTGGTCGATGGCATTCCCGAGGGCGGCAAGATCGCGCAGCTCGCCGGCGTACCCTGTGCATTCACGCCGGATTATGCGCCCGAGGAAATGTTTGAGATCGCGAACAAGCTGTATCAGAAGTCGCGCTGA
- a CDS encoding right-handed parallel beta-helix repeat-containing protein has product MRFSPVLLAALLAAPAASQQARAPFTVQETGEGYATLDDALMQNRGKDFTVLIAPGVYSECAVQQAGRVTFKAIEPGAAIFEGACEGKAALVLRGGGSVVDGLVFRNIRVPDGNGAGIRIEIGDLVVRNSMFLDSQEGILGGTEEAANVTIDRSTFSGLGQCHETEDCAHSVYLGSRGSVTITNSRFERGQGGHYVKLRVPKVTISDNSFDDTAGNRTNYMIDLPEGATGEIARNTFVQGTRKENWSGMIVVAAEQRKFRSAGLSVHDNVATLAPGQAKSPAFLANVSGERLVQGTNKLGAGVRAYETREP; this is encoded by the coding sequence ATGCGTTTTTCTCCCGTCCTCCTCGCAGCACTGCTTGCGGCGCCGGCCGCCAGCCAGCAGGCACGCGCGCCCTTCACCGTGCAGGAAACGGGCGAAGGCTATGCCACGCTTGACGATGCGCTGATGCAGAACCGCGGCAAGGATTTCACCGTCCTGATCGCGCCGGGTGTCTACAGCGAATGCGCCGTGCAGCAGGCCGGGCGGGTGACGTTCAAGGCAATCGAACCAGGCGCCGCGATCTTCGAGGGGGCGTGTGAGGGCAAGGCGGCGCTCGTGCTGCGCGGCGGCGGATCGGTGGTCGACGGCCTTGTCTTCCGCAATATCCGCGTGCCGGATGGCAATGGCGCAGGGATCCGGATCGAGATCGGCGACCTCGTGGTGCGCAATTCGATGTTCCTCGACAGTCAGGAGGGCATCCTCGGCGGCACTGAAGAGGCGGCGAACGTGACGATCGACCGCTCGACCTTCTCGGGGCTGGGCCAGTGCCACGAGACCGAGGATTGCGCGCATTCGGTGTATCTCGGCAGCCGCGGGAGCGTGACGATCACCAATTCGCGCTTCGAGCGCGGGCAGGGCGGGCATTATGTGAAGCTGCGCGTGCCCAAGGTGACGATCAGCGACAACAGCTTCGACGATACCGCGGGCAATCGCACCAACTACATGATCGACCTGCCCGAAGGCGCGACCGGGGAGATTGCGCGCAACACCTTCGTGCAAGGGACGCGCAAGGAGAATTGGAGCGGGATGATCGTGGTTGCGGCGGAACAGCGCAAGTTTCGCTCCGCCGGGCTGAGCGTCCACGACAATGTCGCGACGCTGGCGCCGGGGCAGGCGAAAAGCCCCGCGTTTCTGGCGAACGTGAGCGGCGAGCGGCTGGTGCAGGGGACGAACAAGCTCGGCGCCGGCGTGCGGGCGTACGAGACGCGAGAGCCTTGA
- a CDS encoding EthD family reductase: MIVSVIYPNHDGARFDADYYKATHAALAQELWNPDRIELIAGQSPNADPVPYALIAHFHFASPEALGQAMANPRNGELQADVPNFTDITPTLMMSRAL, from the coding sequence ATGATCGTCAGCGTGATCTATCCGAACCACGACGGTGCCCGGTTCGACGCCGATTACTACAAGGCCACCCACGCGGCACTGGCGCAGGAATTATGGAACCCCGACCGGATCGAGCTGATCGCGGGCCAGTCCCCCAACGCGGACCCTGTCCCGTACGCGCTCATCGCCCACTTCCACTTCGCGTCACCAGAAGCGCTCGGCCAAGCGATGGCCAACCCGCGCAACGGCGAGCTGCAAGCCGACGTCCCCAACTTCACCGACATCACCCCGACCCTGATGATGAGCCGCGCGCTTTGA
- a CDS encoding translocation/assembly module TamB domain-containing protein, protein MRWLRWLVGALVALVAIMAASLWIVDTDVGHRWVAERINAVRPANGLRFTVGRIDGSLYGQAVLRDVRVNDPEGLVLAAPRAELDWRPFAWLNNRLDIRSLRVPVATLAKWPKTLPTKQGPLLPDFDIAIGRLSVERLMVARRVTGVARYGRLSGRADIRDGRAMVELDAVVEGSDRLALKIDAAPDRNRFDIDVRARGTATGVLARMAGVRRPLAVEVSGVGRWAAWQGRAVAVVGGARVAELALGNRAGAYTLTGAVVPASLTKGRVQRLTGPRVLVNGAATLVDRRLDGTLSLRSAALAVEATGIADLATSAWRNLRVRARLLRPPALFLNMTGRDVELRAVLDGPFATASFDYRITAARFAFDQTGFENARAAGKGRLSKSPVTLPVRFTAARVTGVGDVAGGILRNLSVDGVLRLTPMMITGDDLRLRSDKLTGRIGLVLDLRTGEYQVGLNGALGRYLIPGLGVVDVTSRLQVVPGPGRRGTRVVGTGTAQMVRLDNAFFRSLAGGLPRIVTGLERTPDGILHFRNLVLTGPSIRLKGNGYRRRDGTFHFEGSGRQASYGPLTLKLDGRIDRPTLDLLFERPNEAMGLRAVRAHLDPSANGFAFTAAGGSRLGPFEGTGEILLPRGGEARIAIARLDVSGTQAAGTLDIVEGGFAGRLAVAGGGIDGEVLLRPVGDVQRIETRLALRAARLADAVTLRSGRLDLVALLDPAGTSIEATFTGVGLRRGALSLARFAANAKLRDGVGQVRASIAGSRGRAFDIQSVIDVTADSYRIVAQGTVDRRPLRLETPAVLTRDGEAWRLAATRLMFAGGNATVSGRFAPDGNAIDATLAKMPLAVLDIGYPGLGLGGSASGRLTYASGAGGAPTGRIDMTVRGLTRSGLLLSSAPIDMGVAGVLTADRAGLRAVVASGGKTIGRGQAQLRLGGGDLAARLAGAGVFAQLRYDGPADTLWRLSRVELFDLSGPVSIAADVSGTVANPVIRGAVQAKGARIESATTGTVLSNVQAAGRFAGSRLAIGQFTADAGRGGRVSGAGRFDFAAAGGIGLDLTLNADKAAMINRDDIAATVTGPLRFQSNGRGGTISGAVRLDRSRYRLGQASATSAVPRLVVREINAPDGGDDAFTPPAPWRLDIRARAADQLLVTGLGLTSEWSADLTIGGAPDNPAITGRADLIRGDYEFAGREFQLERGVIRFAGETPANPALDIEANADSTGLSASIRVTGVALKPEITFSSVPALPQDELLSRLLFGTSITNLSAPEALQLAAAVAALRDGNGGLNPINAVRRAAGLDRLRILPADPQTGQGTSIAAGKYVSRRLYAEIVTDGQGYSATRVEFQVTRWLSLLSSISTLGRQSANVRISRDY, encoded by the coding sequence ATGCGCTGGTTGCGCTGGCTGGTGGGCGCGCTGGTGGCGCTGGTCGCGATCATGGCCGCGAGTTTGTGGATCGTCGATACCGACGTCGGGCACCGCTGGGTGGCGGAGCGGATCAACGCCGTGCGGCCGGCGAATGGGCTGCGCTTCACCGTCGGGCGGATCGACGGGTCGCTTTATGGCCAAGCGGTGCTGCGCGACGTGCGGGTCAATGATCCCGAGGGGCTGGTGCTGGCGGCGCCGCGTGCGGAACTCGATTGGCGGCCGTTTGCCTGGCTGAACAATCGGCTCGACATCCGCTCGCTGCGCGTGCCGGTGGCGACACTGGCGAAATGGCCTAAGACGTTGCCGACCAAGCAAGGTCCGTTGCTGCCCGACTTCGACATTGCGATCGGGCGGCTCTCGGTCGAGCGGCTGATGGTGGCGCGTCGCGTGACCGGGGTAGCGCGGTACGGGCGGCTGAGCGGGCGGGCGGATATTCGCGACGGGCGGGCGATGGTCGAGCTGGATGCCGTCGTCGAGGGCAGCGATCGGCTGGCGCTGAAGATCGATGCTGCGCCGGATCGCAATCGGTTCGACATCGACGTGCGCGCGCGCGGCACCGCGACTGGCGTGCTGGCACGGATGGCGGGCGTGCGGCGGCCGCTCGCGGTGGAGGTGAGCGGCGTCGGGCGCTGGGCCGCGTGGCAGGGTCGCGCGGTAGCGGTGGTGGGCGGCGCGCGGGTCGCCGAGCTGGCGCTCGGCAATCGTGCGGGCGCCTATACGCTGACCGGCGCGGTGGTGCCGGCAAGCCTGACCAAGGGCAGGGTGCAGCGGCTGACGGGCCCACGCGTGCTGGTGAACGGCGCGGCGACGCTGGTCGACCGGCGGCTCGACGGCACGCTGTCGCTGCGTTCGGCGGCGCTGGCGGTGGAGGCGACGGGGATCGCGGACCTGGCGACGAGCGCATGGCGTAACCTGCGGGTACGGGCGCGGTTGTTGCGGCCGCCCGCGCTGTTTTTGAACATGACGGGTCGCGATGTTGAACTGCGCGCGGTGCTCGACGGGCCGTTTGCGACCGCGTCCTTCGATTATCGCATCACCGCGGCGCGGTTCGCTTTCGATCAGACCGGGTTCGAGAATGCGCGGGCGGCTGGCAAGGGGCGGCTGTCGAAATCGCCGGTGACGCTGCCGGTGCGATTTACTGCGGCGCGCGTGACGGGCGTGGGAGATGTAGCGGGGGGCATCCTGCGCAACCTGTCGGTCGACGGCGTGCTGCGCTTGACGCCGATGATGATCACCGGGGACGATCTTCGGCTGCGGTCGGACAAATTGACCGGGCGGATCGGGCTGGTGCTCGATCTGCGCACGGGGGAATATCAGGTCGGGCTGAACGGCGCGCTGGGGCGGTATCTGATCCCGGGGCTCGGCGTGGTCGATGTGACCTCGCGGCTACAGGTCGTGCCGGGTCCAGGGCGGCGCGGCACGCGGGTGGTCGGGACCGGCACGGCGCAGATGGTGCGGCTCGACAATGCGTTCTTCCGCAGCCTCGCTGGGGGACTGCCGCGGATCGTGACCGGGCTGGAGCGGACGCCGGATGGGATCCTGCACTTCCGCAATCTAGTGCTGACCGGGCCGTCGATCCGGCTGAAGGGTAATGGCTATCGCCGGCGGGACGGGACGTTCCATTTCGAGGGGAGCGGGCGGCAGGCGAGTTACGGCCCGCTGACGCTGAAGCTCGACGGGCGGATCGACCGGCCGACGCTCGACCTGCTGTTCGAGCGGCCGAACGAGGCGATGGGGTTGCGGGCGGTGCGGGCGCATCTCGATCCGTCCGCGAATGGCTTTGCATTCACCGCTGCTGGCGGCTCGCGGCTCGGGCCGTTCGAGGGGACGGGCGAGATTCTGCTGCCGCGCGGAGGCGAGGCGCGGATCGCGATTGCGCGGCTCGACGTGAGCGGGACGCAGGCGGCGGGGACGCTCGATATCGTCGAGGGCGGGTTCGCGGGGCGGCTGGCGGTCGCCGGGGGCGGGATCGACGGCGAGGTGCTGCTGCGGCCGGTGGGCGATGTGCAGCGGATCGAGACGCGGCTGGCGTTGCGCGCGGCACGGCTGGCGGATGCGGTGACGTTGCGCAGCGGGCGGCTCGATCTGGTCGCGCTGCTCGATCCGGCGGGGACGTCGATCGAGGCGACGTTTACCGGCGTCGGGCTGCGGCGTGGTGCGCTGAGCCTCGCGCGGTTCGCGGCCAATGCAAAGCTCCGTGATGGCGTGGGGCAAGTGCGCGCGTCGATCGCCGGATCGCGCGGGCGAGCGTTCGATATCCAAAGCGTGATCGACGTGACCGCCGACAGTTATCGCATCGTTGCGCAGGGGACGGTCGATCGCCGGCCGCTGCGGCTGGAGACGCCGGCGGTGCTGACGCGCGACGGTGAGGCATGGCGGTTGGCGGCGACGCGGCTGATGTTCGCGGGGGGCAATGCGACGGTTTCGGGACGGTTCGCGCCCGACGGCAATGCGATCGACGCGACGCTGGCGAAGATGCCGCTGGCGGTGCTCGACATCGGCTATCCGGGGCTGGGGCTCGGCGGGAGCGCGTCGGGCAGGCTGACCTATGCGAGCGGCGCGGGCGGGGCGCCGACCGGGCGGATCGACATGACGGTGCGTGGCCTCACGCGATCGGGGCTGCTGCTGTCGTCCGCGCCGATCGACATGGGGGTGGCGGGCGTGCTGACCGCCGATCGTGCAGGGCTGCGCGCGGTGGTCGCTTCGGGCGGCAAGACGATCGGGCGCGGGCAGGCGCAGCTGCGGCTCGGCGGTGGCGATCTGGCGGCGCGGCTGGCGGGGGCGGGGGTGTTCGCGCAGCTGCGCTACGACGGACCGGCGGATACGCTGTGGCGGCTGAGCCGGGTCGAACTGTTCGACCTGTCGGGGCCAGTATCGATCGCCGCCGACGTGAGCGGAACGGTCGCGAACCCGGTAATTCGCGGCGCGGTGCAGGCGAAGGGCGCACGGATCGAGAGCGCGACGACGGGGACGGTGCTGAGCAACGTGCAGGCCGCCGGGCGGTTCGCAGGTTCGCGGCTGGCGATCGGGCAGTTCACCGCCGATGCGGGACGCGGCGGGCGGGTGAGTGGCGCGGGGCGGTTCGACTTCGCGGCGGCGGGCGGCATCGGGCTGGACCTGACGCTGAACGCCGACAAGGCGGCGATGATCAACCGCGACGATATCGCGGCGACGGTGACCGGGCCGCTGCGGTTCCAGTCGAACGGGCGGGGCGGGACGATCTCGGGGGCGGTACGGCTCGATCGCAGCCGCTATCGGCTGGGGCAGGCGAGCGCGACGAGTGCGGTGCCGCGGCTGGTCGTGCGCGAGATCAATGCGCCCGATGGCGGAGACGATGCCTTCACGCCGCCTGCGCCGTGGCGGCTCGACATCCGTGCGCGGGCGGCGGACCAGCTGCTGGTGACCGGGTTGGGGCTGACGAGCGAATGGTCTGCCGATCTGACGATCGGCGGCGCGCCGGACAATCCGGCGATCACTGGCCGCGCCGATCTGATCCGCGGCGATTACGAGTTCGCCGGGCGCGAGTTCCAGTTGGAACGCGGCGTCATCAGGTTCGCGGGCGAGACGCCGGCCAATCCGGCACTCGACATCGAGGCGAATGCGGATTCGACCGGGCTGAGCGCTTCGATCCGCGTGACTGGGGTGGCGCTGAAGCCGGAGATCACCTTTTCTAGCGTGCCCGCGCTGCCACAGGACGAGCTGTTGTCGCGGCTGCTGTTCGGGACGTCGATCACCAATCTGTCGGCGCCCGAGGCGCTGCAGCTCGCCGCGGCGGTGGCGGCGCTGCGCGACGGCAATGGCGGGCTGAACCCGATCAACGCGGTGCGGCGTGCGGCGGGGCTGGATCGGCTGCGCATCCTGCCGGCCGATCCGCAGACCGGGCAGGGCACGTCGATCGCGGCAGGAAAATATGTGTCGCGGCGGCTGTATGCCGAGATCGTGACCGACGGGCAGGGCTATTCGGCGACGCGCGTGGAGTTTCAAGTGACACGGTGGCTATCGTTGCTGTCGAGTATCTCGACGCTGGGGCGGCAGAGCGCGAACGTGCGGATTTCACGGGATTATTGA